From the genome of Deferribacteraceae bacterium V6Fe1:
TAGTTCCGCAGAAGACATAAAAAAATTTGAAGAAGCTCTGACATTTGTATGTTTGAGTCTTGCAAAAATGATTGTAAAAGACGGTGAAGGAGCGACTAAGCTTGTTGAGATAGAAATAAAAAATGCTACCACTGAGGAAGATGCTAAAAAATGTGCATTTAAAATTGCCAACTCCCCCCTCGTTAAGACTATGTTTTTCGGTGCAGACCCAAACTGGGGACGCCTTTTGGCATCAGTGGGGGCATCGTTAATAGAGATTGACCCGGATAATATCGATATATATTTCAACGAACTGCACTATGTGTCAAAATCAACAATTATTGATGTTAACCTTGAAAATAAAGCTCACGAAATTATGAAAAACAGTGAGTACAAGATAACAATCGACTTAAATGTGGGAAAAAAATCTTTTAGTGTCTACACTTGCGACTTGACATATGAATATGTAAAAATTAATACTGACTACAGGACATAACAGATGAAATTTGTAGATAAAATCTTTTTTTACGGACAGTTAAAATCTGACGGTATTTTCTTCCCTATGTATAAAAGGTATGTTTTAAACATCGAAAAAGGTTATACATATGGGACACTTTATAAATACAAGAACAGACCTGTTTATATCCCTCGAGGGGACAATAAGATTTATGGAGAAATCTTAACTTTTTTCAACACAAAGACTGTTTTTAAACTTCTTGATAATGTTGAATATTATCTAAAAAGAATCTTAGGAAAATGTTATAGAGTCTCTGATAACTCGTGTATTTCATCCTACATTTACATAATAGAAGATTTTGAAGAAAGTGAATTATCGGAAATTGCTACCGGTATTTGGTTAAATAAAAAATAGTTAATAAAGGAGTCTTTAAATATGGATTTTGAAGCGGTTATCGGTTTGGAAGTTCACGTTCAGCTTGCAACTGACTCAAAAATATTTTGCGGTTGCTCTACAAAGTTTGGCTCACAGCCAAACTCAAATGTTTGCCCCGTGTGCCTTGGAATGCCGGGAGTGCTCCCCGTTTTGAACAAAAAAGTAGTCGAGTTCACCACAAAAGCGGGACTTGCCTTAAATTGTAAAATAAATAAAAAAAACATCTTCGCTAGAAAAAATTACTTTTACCCAGATTTACCAAAAGGCTATCAGATATCTCAATACGAGCTGCCTATATGTGAACATGGATATATTGATATAAACATTAACGGTCAGGAAAAAAGGATAGGCATAACAAGGATACATATGGAAGAGGATGCGGGTAAATCTATACACGGCGAAAATCTTGGAGACTCCTCTTCAAGCTTTATAGATTTGAATAGGACAGGCGTGCCTCTTATGGAAATTGTCAGCGAGCCAGACATGAGGAGCGGAGAGGAGGCTAAAGAGTATTTACAAAAACTCAAATCTATACTCGAATATGTAGAAGTCTCAGACTGCAACATGGAAGAAGGCTCATTAAGGTGTGATGCCAATATTTCCGTGCGCCCGGTTGGTCAAAAAGAGTTTGGCACAAAAACGGAAATAAAAAATATGAATTCATTTAAAAATGTTCAAAAAGCTATCGAATATGAAATAAAAAGGCAAATCAAGGTAATAAAAGAAGGGGGCAAGATAGTCCAGGAAACAAGGCTGTGGGACCCGGACAAAAATGTCACAATTTCAATGAGGAGCAAAGAAGAAGCTCATGATTACAGATATTTCCCGGACCCTGATTTGGTCCCATTAGTGCTTGATGATGAATTTATAGAAAATATAAGAAAAACCCTCCCTGTTTTACCTGACGAATTAAAAGGAAAATTTATCAAAGAGTACGGCCTACCGGAATATGATGCTTCCGTATTAACCAGTGTAAAATCTTATGCAACATACTTTGAAAAAACAGTTAACATTGTAAATAGTCCTAAAAAAGTGTCCAATTGGATAATGTCTGAATTGTTGAGAGTAGTAAACGATAAAGGTTGCGATATTTTTGATGCAGGATTATCACCGGAATACCTCGCAGAAATCATAAAACTAATTGATGATGGCAAAATAAGCGGTAAAATTGCAAAAGATGTCTTTGAAGAAGTAATTGAAACTGGCAAAAAGCCTTCGGTTATTATTGAAGAAAAAGGGCTTGTCCAAATATCAGATGACAGCGAGCTTGAATCAATAATAAGCAAAATTATTGAAAACTCTCCAAAAGAAGCCGAACGTTTTAAAAATGGCGAACAAAAACTGATGGGATTTTTTGTTGGGCAAGTGATGAAAGAAACCAAAGGGAAAGCCAATCCAAAACTGGTCAATGAAATTATAAATAAACTATTATCTTAAGCATTAAGGGGGAGTTATGTTAAACAAAATAGACCATATTGGAGTCGCTGTAAGAAATCTTGAGAATTCTCTTGCATTCTATGAAAGCATGGGGGCTAAACCATACCATTTTGAAGAGGTTGCAAGTCAAAAAGTAA
Proteins encoded in this window:
- the gatB gene encoding Asp-tRNA(Asn)/Glu-tRNA(Gln) amidotransferase subunit GatB yields the protein MDFEAVIGLEVHVQLATDSKIFCGCSTKFGSQPNSNVCPVCLGMPGVLPVLNKKVVEFTTKAGLALNCKINKKNIFARKNYFYPDLPKGYQISQYELPICEHGYIDININGQEKRIGITRIHMEEDAGKSIHGENLGDSSSSFIDLNRTGVPLMEIVSEPDMRSGEEAKEYLQKLKSILEYVEVSDCNMEEGSLRCDANISVRPVGQKEFGTKTEIKNMNSFKNVQKAIEYEIKRQIKVIKEGGKIVQETRLWDPDKNVTISMRSKEEAHDYRYFPDPDLVPLVLDDEFIENIRKTLPVLPDELKGKFIKEYGLPEYDASVLTSVKSYATYFEKTVNIVNSPKKVSNWIMSELLRVVNDKGCDIFDAGLSPEYLAEIIKLIDDGKISGKIAKDVFEEVIETGKKPSVIIEEKGLVQISDDSELESIISKIIENSPKEAERFKNGEQKLMGFFVGQVMKETKGKANPKLVNEIINKLLS
- a CDS encoding gamma-glutamylcyclotransferase — translated: MKFVDKIFFYGQLKSDGIFFPMYKRYVLNIEKGYTYGTLYKYKNRPVYIPRGDNKIYGEILTFFNTKTVFKLLDNVEYYLKRILGKCYRVSDNSCISSYIYIIEDFEESELSEIATGIWLNKK